One stretch of Aquimarina sp. Aq107 DNA includes these proteins:
- a CDS encoding cytochrome-c peroxidase yields the protein MTGLFIFFVLFSCEEEVKKEETTTISFNTKMQKQFDKDISLAIAHLDSIKQDPNKIEKNFKESRKYFKKLEPVLSTLDIENYGFLNQPNILKVEEEDFTDIKIKSPSGYQVLEEEIFVDKKDTTTIIKHVNLIASRLKLIQKNTGFDHIKQYHFLWLFRKAIDRIALTGITGFDSPVLENSLEDSKIVYQSLHTYLSMFKDEFKDPNLFKMWKEEIQVTIDSLQGDFNEFDRYHFIKNRTHKQLTLWNQTVSDWKVQFPFELAIKNDATSLFSSDTFNVTYFADRNQKEITQDMVSLGTKLFYDTNLSADKKVSCATCHQPEKAFTDGLKISKGVTRNSPTLLYAALQQGFFYDKRAGGLEGQIISVVENVNEFHSDLKTLEKAVISNKEYVEQFAKVYPNREINNNDIRNAIANYIRTLIPFNSKFDRNINGLENTLSASEINGYNLFNGKAKCATCHFAPLFNGTVPPDYKESEMELIGVPKHNDTINATISEDLGRYEIYKTPERKHFFKTSTVRNAALTGPYMHNGVYTTLEEVMDFYNRGGGAGIGIEQEYQTLPPDPLNLTNQEIDDIIAFIKSLNDNISESEY from the coding sequence ATGACGGGCCTCTTTATTTTTTTTGTTCTTTTTTCTTGTGAAGAAGAAGTAAAAAAAGAAGAAACTACAACAATCTCATTCAACACCAAAATGCAGAAGCAATTTGATAAAGATATTTCTTTAGCAATTGCTCATTTAGATAGTATAAAACAGGACCCTAATAAGATTGAAAAGAATTTTAAAGAATCTAGAAAATACTTTAAAAAATTAGAACCTGTATTATCTACATTAGATATTGAAAATTATGGTTTTCTCAACCAACCAAATATTTTAAAGGTTGAAGAAGAAGATTTCACCGATATTAAAATAAAGTCACCTAGTGGGTATCAAGTATTGGAAGAAGAAATCTTTGTAGATAAAAAAGACACTACAACGATCATAAAACATGTGAATTTAATAGCTAGTAGATTAAAACTTATTCAGAAAAATACAGGTTTTGATCACATAAAACAGTATCACTTTCTATGGCTATTTAGAAAAGCAATTGACCGAATAGCACTTACGGGTATTACTGGTTTTGATTCTCCTGTTTTAGAAAATTCATTAGAAGATTCTAAAATTGTATATCAAAGCTTACACACTTATTTATCTATGTTTAAAGATGAATTTAAAGATCCTAATCTATTTAAGATGTGGAAAGAAGAAATACAAGTCACTATAGATTCCCTACAAGGTGATTTTAATGAATTTGATCGCTATCATTTTATTAAAAACAGAACCCATAAACAGTTAACTCTTTGGAATCAAACAGTTTCTGATTGGAAAGTCCAGTTTCCTTTTGAACTAGCTATTAAAAATGATGCAACCTCTCTTTTCTCTTCAGATACTTTTAATGTAACCTATTTTGCAGATAGAAATCAAAAAGAGATCACCCAAGATATGGTATCACTAGGTACAAAGTTGTTTTATGACACGAACTTATCAGCTGATAAAAAAGTTAGTTGTGCTACTTGCCATCAACCAGAAAAAGCTTTTACAGATGGATTAAAGATTTCAAAAGGTGTAACTCGTAATAGTCCTACGCTACTGTATGCGGCATTACAGCAAGGTTTTTTCTATGATAAAAGAGCTGGCGGATTAGAAGGACAAATTATCAGTGTTGTAGAAAATGTAAATGAATTTCATTCTGATTTAAAAACGTTAGAAAAAGCTGTTATTAGTAATAAAGAATATGTAGAACAATTTGCTAAGGTATATCCTAATCGGGAAATTAATAATAACGATATCAGGAATGCAATAGCCAATTACATTCGTACTTTGATTCCTTTTAATTCTAAATTTGATAGAAATATCAATGGTTTGGAAAACACCTTATCAGCAAGTGAAATTAATGGGTACAACCTTTTTAATGGTAAAGCCAAGTGTGCAACTTGCCATTTTGCCCCTTTATTTAATGGGACAGTTCCTCCAGATTATAAAGAATCAGAAATGGAACTTATAGGAGTTCCTAAGCATAATGATACGATTAATGCTACGATAAGTGAAGATTTAGGTAGATATGAAATTTATAAAACTCCAGAACGAAAGCATTTTTTCAAAACATCCACAGTCAGAAACGCAGCTTTAACAGGACCATATATGCATAATGGTGTGTATACTACTTTAGAAGAAGTTATGGATTTTTACAATCGTGGTGGTGGCGCAGGAATTGGTATAGAACAAGAATATCAGACATTACCTCCAGACCCCTTAAATCTTACTAATCAAGAAATTGATGATATAATAGCATTCATAAAAAGTCTAAATGATAATATTTCGGAATCCGAGTATTAG
- a CDS encoding ATP-binding protein, giving the protein MIIPELPINEDFRIEALKSLGILDTEPENEFDEITALAAYLCDTEAALISLVDDDREWFKSSYGFSSKEIPRNQSFCAHAILDPDTPLIINDARTDERFHDNPLTLDGTVVFYASIPLIDKNGFALGTLCVIDSQPKTLSDKQLEALKSLAHQVVILFELNKKNKDLEKIEDKLRKRNESLKEFARVISHDLKMPLANVITTSDLLKLKLANDLDKETSEYFEYIKQSSFSMSDYINDVLDHYESDSLVQNKPESFKLNHLLKEIAELLSIKPDCTINFPEPNPSLKSNKSALKQIFFNLIGNSIKYNDKEHIIIDIEHSEDKVFYYFKVTDNGMGIPEDKIDSIFELFTTANGTDRSGNKGNGIGLSTVKKLVVTLGGCIKVKSTLGVCTSFDFSIKK; this is encoded by the coding sequence ATGATTATTCCTGAACTCCCCATTAACGAAGATTTTAGAATTGAAGCTTTAAAATCTTTAGGTATATTAGATACAGAGCCTGAAAACGAGTTTGATGAAATAACTGCGCTTGCCGCATATCTCTGTGATACAGAAGCTGCTCTTATATCATTAGTGGATGATGATAGAGAATGGTTTAAATCTTCCTATGGTTTTTCTTCAAAAGAAATTCCTAGAAATCAGTCCTTTTGTGCACATGCCATTTTAGATCCAGATACTCCTTTAATCATAAATGATGCTAGAACAGACGAAAGATTTCATGATAACCCACTTACACTAGATGGTACTGTAGTATTTTATGCTAGTATCCCTCTTATTGACAAGAATGGATTTGCACTAGGAACACTTTGTGTTATCGACAGCCAACCAAAGACACTTAGTGATAAACAGCTAGAGGCGTTAAAATCATTAGCGCATCAAGTAGTTATTCTTTTTGAATTAAATAAAAAGAACAAAGACTTAGAAAAAATAGAAGATAAACTTAGAAAACGGAACGAGTCATTAAAAGAGTTTGCCAGAGTGATATCTCATGATTTAAAAATGCCCTTGGCTAATGTGATTACTACTTCTGATCTTTTAAAACTAAAATTAGCAAACGATCTGGATAAGGAAACTTCAGAGTATTTTGAATATATAAAACAATCATCATTTTCTATGAGTGATTACATTAATGATGTATTGGATCATTATGAAAGTGATAGCCTTGTTCAAAACAAGCCTGAATCATTTAAGCTAAATCATCTCTTAAAAGAAATAGCAGAATTATTAAGTATTAAACCAGATTGTACTATTAATTTTCCAGAACCTAATCCATCATTAAAATCGAACAAATCTGCTTTAAAGCAAATATTTTTTAATCTAATCGGGAACAGTATCAAGTATAATGATAAAGAACATATTATCATTGATATTGAACATTCTGAAGATAAAGTTTTCTATTATTTTAAAGTTACTGACAATGGAATGGGAATTCCTGAGGATAAAATTGACTCGATTTTCGAATTATTTACTACCGCAAATGGAACCGATAGAAGCGGAAACAAGGGGAATGGAATAGGTTTATCAACGGTAAAAAAACTAGTGGTAACTCTTGGCGGCTGTATTAAAGTAAAATCTACACTTGGAGTATGTACCTCTTTTGACTTTTCTATAAAGAAATAA
- a CDS encoding NAD(P)/FAD-dependent oxidoreductase, translating into MQYEFSIQVSPEIAADPDRLKIMVSRKNGISIDEIRHIQVLKRSIDARQKAIKVNLKIKVFVQEDFEEIPIKLPDYPDVSNASEVVIIGAGPAGLFAALRCVELGYKPIVLERGKDVRERRRDLKAINRDHIVNEDSNYCFGEGGAGTYSDGKLYTRSKKRGDVNRILQLLVGFGATDQILVEAHPHIGTNKLPAIIAAIRQKIRENGGEVHFETRVTDFDIKNNEIDSVILQNGDRIKTNKVILATGHSARDIFELLYKKEIEIEAKPFALGVRVEHSQQLIDQIQYKCEVRGPYLPPSPYSIVKQVDGRGMYSFCMCPGGVIAPCATSPGEVVTNGWSPSKRDQPTSNSGIVVELRLEDFKDFSKYGPLSGMYFQKSIEQRSWHLAGETQRVPAQRLVDLTNRKVSVDLPETSYKPGLSSIDMGEVFPKFIHKTLQEGFKAFDKSMRGYLTNEAVVHAPESRTSSPVRVPRDRKTLEHTQIKGLYPCGEGAGYAGGIISAAIDGEKCAEACIATIK; encoded by the coding sequence TTGCAATACGAATTTAGCATACAAGTATCACCAGAAATAGCTGCAGATCCAGACCGTTTAAAGATCATGGTGTCTAGAAAGAATGGAATTTCTATTGATGAGATTAGACACATACAAGTTTTAAAACGTTCTATTGATGCGCGTCAAAAGGCGATCAAAGTAAATTTGAAAATAAAAGTATTTGTACAAGAGGACTTTGAGGAAATACCAATTAAGTTACCTGATTATCCGGATGTTTCTAATGCTAGTGAGGTAGTAATTATTGGTGCAGGTCCTGCAGGTTTATTTGCAGCATTACGATGTGTTGAACTTGGGTATAAGCCGATTGTATTAGAAAGAGGAAAAGATGTTCGCGAAAGAAGAAGAGATCTCAAAGCTATAAATAGAGATCATATTGTTAATGAAGATTCTAATTACTGTTTCGGAGAAGGAGGAGCAGGAACTTATAGTGATGGTAAATTATATACACGTTCTAAAAAAAGGGGAGATGTAAATCGAATTCTTCAGTTATTAGTAGGTTTTGGAGCTACAGATCAAATTTTGGTAGAAGCACACCCTCATATTGGAACTAATAAATTACCTGCAATTATTGCGGCCATTAGACAAAAAATAAGAGAAAATGGGGGCGAAGTACATTTTGAGACTAGGGTAACCGATTTTGATATTAAAAATAATGAAATCGATTCTGTAATTCTACAAAATGGAGACCGCATAAAAACGAATAAAGTTATTTTAGCTACCGGACATTCTGCTAGAGATATTTTTGAATTATTGTACAAGAAAGAGATTGAAATAGAGGCAAAACCTTTTGCTCTAGGAGTTAGAGTAGAACATTCTCAGCAATTAATTGATCAGATACAATATAAATGTGAGGTTAGAGGACCTTATCTTCCTCCATCACCATACAGCATAGTAAAACAGGTTGATGGTAGAGGAATGTATTCTTTTTGTATGTGTCCAGGAGGAGTTATTGCTCCATGTGCAACAAGCCCAGGAGAAGTAGTTACCAATGGATGGTCACCTTCTAAAAGAGATCAACCAACTTCTAATAGTGGTATTGTAGTGGAGCTTCGTCTAGAAGATTTTAAAGATTTTTCGAAGTATGGACCGTTATCAGGGATGTATTTTCAGAAAAGTATTGAGCAACGCTCTTGGCATTTAGCTGGAGAGACTCAAAGAGTTCCTGCACAGCGGTTAGTGGATTTGACCAATAGAAAAGTATCTGTAGATTTACCAGAAACTTCCTATAAACCTGGTTTGAGTTCGATAGATATGGGAGAGGTTTTTCCAAAATTCATTCATAAAACACTACAAGAAGGATTTAAGGCATTTGATAAAAGCATGAGAGGGTATCTGACTAATGAAGCAGTGGTTCACGCTCCGGAATCAAGAACATCTTCGCCGGTACGAGTTCCTAGAGATAGAAAAACATTGGAGCATACACAAATAAAGGGGTTATATCCTTGTGGCGAAGGTGCTGGTTATGCTGGAGGAATTATTTCTGCAGCTATTGATGGAGAAAAATGCGCCGAAGCTTGTATAGCAACAATAAAATAA
- a CDS encoding NYN domain-containing protein, producing MMKDTKLAVLIDGDNIPAKYIKEMMEEITKYGTPTIKRIYGDWTKPYLAKWKNILLENAINPIQQYSYTTGKNATDSAMIIDAMDILYSEKVNGFCLVSSDSDFTKLAMRLREAGVVVYGIGEKKTPDPFIVACDKFIYLEILKKDTEKKDGKEKSDKSNLDKITSKTIRLLRNSVEDAASEDGWAFLGDVGSLILKKQPNFDSRNFGFAKLTPLFNSLKQFEIDEREHISGKFKLIYVRNK from the coding sequence ATGATGAAAGATACAAAATTGGCGGTCCTAATCGATGGGGATAATATACCTGCCAAGTATATAAAAGAAATGATGGAGGAGATTACCAAGTATGGAACTCCTACTATTAAACGTATTTATGGTGATTGGACAAAACCATACCTAGCAAAATGGAAAAATATTTTGTTAGAAAATGCAATAAATCCGATACAGCAATATAGTTATACTACAGGAAAGAATGCCACGGATTCTGCCATGATTATAGATGCAATGGATATTTTATATTCAGAAAAAGTGAATGGTTTTTGTTTGGTGTCTTCGGATAGTGATTTTACTAAATTAGCAATGAGACTGCGAGAAGCCGGTGTTGTTGTGTATGGAATTGGAGAAAAGAAAACTCCGGATCCTTTTATAGTAGCTTGTGATAAGTTTATTTATTTAGAAATTTTGAAAAAAGATACTGAGAAAAAAGATGGTAAAGAAAAGTCTGATAAATCTAATTTAGATAAAATCACTTCAAAAACAATTAGATTATTGAGGAATTCAGTAGAAGACGCTGCGAGTGAAGATGGTTGGGCTTTTTTGGGAGATGTAGGTTCATTAATTCTAAAGAAACAGCCTAATTTTGATTCTAGAAATTTTGGGTTTGCAAAACTAACCCCTTTGTTTAATTCGCTTAAGCAATTTGAAATAGATGAACGCGAGCATATTAGCGGAAAGTTTAAACTGATTTATGTTCGTAACAAATAG
- a CDS encoding YqjF family protein, whose amino-acid sequence MCIKEILKNTQHRPWELPSDNWRFYQEWNRAIFLHWKVDYDELRKLVPKELEIDLYNGEPWVSLVAFSMEKIRPKFLPYFTPISNFDEINIRTYIKSGKKTGVYFLSIEGGKIISCSIAKAISELPYRYSKIKRDSNSYTSKNKKYKDSLKIKFTVGKELNNKSKLDLWLTERYALFQDVKNTINEYEIHHPEWCINGIDINNLEINYTRFNNLLKGIPHKTSYSKGVRVIAWGMNKKKKVYYP is encoded by the coding sequence ATGTGCATTAAAGAAATACTAAAAAACACACAACATAGACCTTGGGAACTGCCGTCTGATAATTGGAGATTTTATCAAGAATGGAATAGAGCAATATTCTTACATTGGAAAGTTGACTATGACGAATTAAGAAAACTTGTTCCTAAAGAATTGGAGATAGATTTATACAATGGAGAACCATGGGTATCATTAGTTGCATTTTCTATGGAAAAAATCAGACCTAAATTTCTTCCCTACTTTACTCCTATTTCTAATTTTGATGAAATCAACATTCGCACTTACATAAAATCTGGAAAAAAGACCGGAGTTTATTTCTTAAGCATTGAAGGAGGAAAAATAATTTCTTGCAGTATTGCTAAAGCCATCTCGGAACTTCCTTATAGATATTCTAAAATCAAAAGAGACTCCAATAGCTATACATCTAAAAATAAAAAGTATAAAGATTCTCTAAAAATTAAATTTACAGTAGGTAAAGAACTAAACAATAAGTCCAAACTTGACCTTTGGTTAACTGAGCGATATGCTCTTTTTCAGGATGTAAAGAATACAATCAACGAATATGAAATACATCATCCAGAATGGTGCATAAACGGTATTGACATCAACAATTTAGAAATTAATTATACTCGTTTTAATAATTTATTAAAAGGAATCCCTCACAAGACAAGTTATTCTAAAGGTGTTCGAGTAATCGCTTGGGGAATGAATAAAAAGAAAAAGGTCTATTATCCATAA
- a CDS encoding porin family protein has translation MKKLFFLAIALIGFTTVSNAQSLKFGVKGGVNFANIDSRFDTDARTGFHLGAVATIGLPGKFAIQPEVLYSAQGTDDLKVDYINVPILVKYKFLKFLSFEAGPQFGVVVNDDYEVGEPESFDVSVAAGAGVTFGKFFAQARYNHGLTDVDDAISSQNRTFQLSVGYYIF, from the coding sequence ATGAAAAAACTATTTTTTTTAGCCATTGCGCTTATCGGTTTTACCACAGTTTCAAATGCCCAAAGCTTAAAATTTGGTGTTAAAGGAGGTGTGAATTTCGCTAATATAGATTCTCGATTTGACACTGATGCCAGAACTGGTTTTCATCTAGGAGCGGTAGCAACAATAGGTTTACCAGGTAAATTTGCTATTCAACCAGAAGTTTTATATTCTGCTCAAGGTACTGATGATTTAAAGGTGGACTACATCAACGTTCCTATTTTAGTGAAATATAAATTCTTAAAGTTTCTTAGTTTCGAGGCTGGTCCACAATTTGGTGTTGTTGTAAATGATGATTATGAAGTTGGTGAGCCAGAAAGCTTTGATGTAAGTGTTGCTGCTGGAGCTGGCGTAACCTTTGGAAAATTCTTTGCACAAGCAAGATATAATCATGGTCTTACAGACGTTGATGATGCTATTAGTAGTCAAAATAGAACTTTTCAACTCTCTGTAGGATATTATATTTTTTAA
- a CDS encoding DEAD/DEAH box helicase, with product MSFESLGLSDALLKAIDKKGYTVPSPIQEKAIPPILEGKDVLASAQTGTGKTAGFTLPILQLLAHNKPFRKRPIRALILTPTRELAAQILDNVKAYSTYTDLRSMVVFGGVNANPQIKALRNGVDVLVATPGRLLDLHERRALSLSKVEILVLDEADRMLDMGFQRDINKILALLPKKRQNLLFSATFSKEIKKLANGILYQPVSVEAAPENTTAEKVDQKMYKVDKAKKSSVVIKLISEGNWKQVLIFTRTKHGANRLSEKLSKNGITSAAIHGNKSQGARTKALSGFKQNKIRVLVATDIAARGLDIPLLPHVINYELPNISEDYVHRIGRTGRAGASGEAISLVSQEEVAYIKGIEKLLGLTLPKEVIEGFEPSFVFDYNAAPPKKNQNSSKPKRNNRNYNRRRKNRS from the coding sequence ATGTCATTTGAATCATTAGGATTATCCGATGCTTTATTAAAAGCAATCGACAAAAAAGGGTATACAGTACCTTCACCAATTCAAGAAAAAGCAATACCACCAATTTTAGAAGGAAAAGATGTTTTAGCATCTGCTCAGACTGGGACAGGTAAAACAGCGGGTTTTACATTACCAATCCTTCAATTATTAGCTCATAATAAACCATTTAGAAAAAGACCGATCCGTGCACTTATTTTAACTCCTACAAGAGAATTAGCGGCACAAATATTGGACAACGTAAAAGCCTATAGTACATATACAGATCTTAGATCTATGGTTGTTTTTGGAGGTGTAAACGCTAATCCTCAGATAAAGGCGTTAAGAAACGGAGTGGATGTTTTGGTTGCTACTCCTGGTCGTTTGTTGGATTTACACGAACGAAGAGCTCTATCCCTTTCTAAGGTTGAGATATTAGTATTAGATGAAGCAGATCGAATGCTGGATATGGGATTTCAGAGAGATATTAATAAAATACTAGCATTATTACCTAAGAAAAGACAAAACTTGTTATTTTCTGCAACATTTTCTAAAGAAATTAAAAAGTTAGCTAATGGGATTTTGTATCAACCTGTTTCTGTAGAAGCTGCTCCAGAAAATACCACCGCTGAGAAGGTGGATCAAAAGATGTACAAAGTTGATAAAGCGAAGAAATCTTCTGTAGTTATTAAGTTGATATCCGAAGGGAATTGGAAGCAAGTATTGATTTTTACGCGAACAAAACATGGAGCAAATCGCTTAAGCGAAAAGTTGTCTAAAAATGGAATTACATCTGCTGCAATTCATGGGAATAAGAGTCAGGGAGCAAGAACGAAAGCATTGAGTGGTTTTAAACAAAATAAAATCAGAGTTTTAGTAGCAACCGATATAGCAGCACGTGGACTTGATATCCCTTTGTTACCACATGTGATTAATTATGAATTACCGAACATTTCTGAAGACTACGTTCATAGAATTGGTCGTACAGGTAGGGCAGGAGCTAGTGGAGAAGCAATTTCCTTAGTATCTCAAGAAGAAGTAGCTTATATAAAAGGAATAGAGAAATTATTAGGATTAACGCTACCTAAAGAAGTTATAGAAGGTTTTGAGCCTAGTTTTGTTTTTGATTATAATGCAGCGCCACCAAAGAAAAATCAAAATTCTTCTAAACCTAAACGGAATAACAGAAACTATAATCGACGAAGAAAAAATAGATCATAA
- a CDS encoding BatA and WFA domain-containing protein encodes MQFKHPEFLYALFALLIPIIVHLFQLRRFQKVPFTNVQFLKAVTIQTRKSSQIKKWLTLLARLLAFAALIIAFAQPFLASEEIVGKKSETVIYLDNSFSMQAKGSKGPLLQRAIQELLSSLPEDEVVSIFTNTETFKEVTKKDIRNDLLQLEYTSNQIAYSAAYLKGKQLLGNSPETIKRIIMVSDFQQKDEAFDIPTDSETKTNLIKLTPVTRQNIAIDSLSLSRDENNEMVLNVLLSNTDARADNISVAFYNGEKLIAKTTASIPKNSKTSTQFRVDENTKINGRIVIEDPALNFDNYRYFTINTPEKIKVVAINETNDNFIKNIYTSDEFLLISAKIDELNYNDIGNANLVLINEIRQIPVSLINALKSFKDQGGTICFIPATDGNLASYQQFINSFSSESLIAKSVQEKKITGINFSHPLYKGVFDKRITNFQYPKVNSFYQTTANNTILSFEDSSPFLYVTKSMYVFTAPINNENSNFKNSPLIVPTLYNIGKQSLKLSDISYNIGQINTYDIPISLGQDGILSLESNEESSIPLQQSFATKVRITTDEVPSKAGIYALKDKEKLIQHVGYNYNTLESDLQYYNLSTTKEYEVSDSVTTLFEQIKEETSIHELWKWFIIFALIFLLIEILLLKYLK; translated from the coding sequence ATGCAATTTAAACACCCAGAATTTCTTTATGCTTTATTTGCTCTTCTTATTCCTATTATTGTTCATTTATTTCAATTAAGACGTTTTCAAAAAGTACCTTTTACCAATGTACAATTTCTAAAAGCAGTTACCATTCAGACTCGTAAGAGTTCACAAATTAAAAAATGGTTAACCCTATTAGCTAGGTTATTAGCATTTGCAGCACTTATTATTGCTTTTGCTCAACCATTTTTAGCTTCAGAAGAAATCGTTGGAAAAAAAAGTGAAACTGTTATTTATCTCGACAATTCTTTTAGTATGCAAGCCAAAGGTTCTAAAGGTCCATTGCTGCAGAGAGCGATTCAGGAATTGCTTAGCTCTTTACCAGAAGATGAAGTTGTTTCCATATTTACGAATACAGAAACTTTTAAAGAGGTTACCAAAAAAGATATTCGAAATGACTTACTTCAACTAGAATATACTTCGAATCAGATAGCATATAGTGCTGCGTACTTAAAAGGAAAACAGCTTTTAGGTAATTCTCCAGAAACTATAAAACGTATCATTATGGTTTCAGATTTTCAACAAAAGGATGAAGCTTTTGACATACCTACTGACTCAGAAACCAAAACAAATCTTATAAAACTAACACCTGTAACTCGCCAGAATATTGCTATTGATAGTCTTTCTCTGAGTAGAGATGAGAATAATGAAATGGTTTTAAATGTTTTATTAAGTAATACTGATGCTCGTGCTGATAATATTTCTGTTGCTTTTTATAATGGAGAAAAATTAATTGCTAAAACAACCGCTTCTATTCCTAAAAACAGTAAAACTTCTACTCAATTTAGAGTTGATGAGAATACTAAAATTAATGGACGTATTGTTATAGAAGATCCTGCCTTAAACTTTGATAATTATCGATATTTTACCATTAATACTCCCGAAAAAATAAAAGTTGTAGCTATTAATGAAACTAACGATAATTTTATAAAAAATATTTACACATCAGATGAGTTTTTATTGATTAGTGCCAAAATAGATGAGTTAAACTATAATGATATTGGTAATGCTAATCTTGTACTAATTAATGAGATTAGGCAAATTCCTGTTTCACTAATTAATGCTCTTAAATCTTTTAAAGATCAAGGAGGTACTATTTGTTTTATTCCTGCGACGGATGGAAATCTTGCATCATACCAACAATTTATAAATAGTTTTTCTTCGGAAAGTTTAATAGCAAAAAGTGTTCAAGAAAAGAAAATAACAGGAATTAATTTTTCTCATCCTTTATACAAAGGTGTTTTTGATAAAAGAATTACCAATTTTCAGTACCCAAAGGTAAATTCCTTTTATCAAACAACTGCTAATAATACTATCTTATCTTTTGAGGATAGTAGCCCGTTTTTGTATGTAACAAAATCCATGTATGTATTTACTGCGCCTATTAATAACGAGAACTCTAATTTTAAGAATTCTCCATTAATTGTTCCCACTTTATACAACATTGGAAAACAAAGTCTAAAACTATCTGATATTTCTTATAACATAGGACAAATAAACACCTATGATATCCCTATTTCATTAGGGCAAGATGGAATTTTATCGTTAGAATCAAATGAAGAAAGTAGTATTCCATTGCAGCAAAGTTTTGCCACCAAAGTTAGAATTACAACAGACGAGGTTCCTTCTAAAGCAGGAATTTATGCTCTTAAGGACAAAGAAAAATTGATTCAACATGTGGGTTATAATTACAATACTTTAGAAAGTGATTTACAATACTATAACCTCTCTACAACAAAAGAATATGAGGTAAGCGATTCTGTAACCACTTTGTTCGAGCAAATAAAAGAAGAAACTAGTATTCACGAACTTTGGAAATGGTTTATTATTTTTGCTTTGATTTTCTTATTAATTGAAATCTTATTATTAAAATATCTCAAATGA